A genomic region of Notamacropus eugenii isolate mMacEug1 chromosome 3, mMacEug1.pri_v2, whole genome shotgun sequence contains the following coding sequences:
- the MPST gene encoding 3-mercaptopyruvate sulfurtransferase isoform X2, whose translation MSARSLFRALVSAKWVAKSLKESQPLKLLDASWYLPKMNRDPRQEFEEGHIPGAAFFDIDICSDRTSPYEHMLPNAAEFAEYVGKLGVGNGTHVVVYDASDQGLFSAPRLWWMFRAFGHETVSLLDGGLRNWKREGYPLSSGRARPIQAEFQATLNPLFVKTYEEIKENIESRQFQVVDARVEGRFRGIEPEPREGIEPGHIPGTLNIPFIDFLTEEGLEKNPDAIQRLFQEKKVDLSKPLVATCGSGVTACHVALGAYLCGKPDVAIYDGSWIEWYMRARPEDVISEGRGKTL comes from the exons ATGTCTGCGCGATCCCTCTTCAGAGCTCTAGTATCAGCCAAGTGGGTGGCTAAGTCCTTGAAGGAATCCCAGCCCCTCAAGCTGCTGGATGCCTCGTGGTACCTGCCAAAGATGAACCGAGACCCTCGGCAGGAGTTTGAAGAAGGTCACATCCCTGGAGCGGCCTTCTTTGACATTGACATCTGCAGTGACCGGACGTCCCCCTATGAGCACATGCTGCCCAATGCTGCGGAGTTTGCTGAGTATGTTGGCAAGCTGGGAGTGGGGAACGGCACCCACGTGGTGGTGTATGATGCTAGTGACCAGGGCCTGTTCTCCGCCCCCCGGTTGTGGTGGATGTTCAGGGCCTTTGGGCATGAGACTGTTTCCTTGCTGGATGGAGGGTTAAGGAACTGGAAGCGGGAGGGCTACCCGCTGAGCTCAGGCAGGGCCCGCCCAATTCAGGCAGAATTCCAGGCTACCCTAAACCCGCTGTTTGTGAAGACCTATGAAGAAATCAAGGAGAACATTGAATCACGCCAGTTTCAGGTTGTGGATGCCCGTGTTGAAGGTCGCTTCAGGGGCATCGAGCCAGAACCCCGGGAAG gCATTGAACCTGGCCACATCCCTGGCACCTTGAACATTCCCTTCATTGACTTCCTGACCGAAGAGGGCTTGGAGAAAAATCCAGATGCCATCCAAAGACTGTTCCAGGAGAAGAAGGTGGACCTCTCAAAGCCCCTGGTGGCAACTTGTGGCTCAGGTGTCACTGCCTGCCATGTAGCCCTGGGTGCATATCTCTGTGGCAAGCCTGATGTGGCCATCTATGATGGATCCTGGATAGAATGGTACATGCGTGCCCGGCCTGAGGATGTCATCTCAGAGGGCAGAGGCAAGACCCTTTGA
- the MPST gene encoding 3-mercaptopyruvate sulfurtransferase isoform X1, with translation MAQSRGSQQALSQTEAGQKPRGIMSARSLFRALVSAKWVAKSLKESQPLKLLDASWYLPKMNRDPRQEFEEGHIPGAAFFDIDICSDRTSPYEHMLPNAAEFAEYVGKLGVGNGTHVVVYDASDQGLFSAPRLWWMFRAFGHETVSLLDGGLRNWKREGYPLSSGRARPIQAEFQATLNPLFVKTYEEIKENIESRQFQVVDARVEGRFRGIEPEPREGIEPGHIPGTLNIPFIDFLTEEGLEKNPDAIQRLFQEKKVDLSKPLVATCGSGVTACHVALGAYLCGKPDVAIYDGSWIEWYMRARPEDVISEGRGKTL, from the exons ATGGCTCAG TCTAGAGGATCCCAGCAGGCCTTGAGTCAGACCGAAGCTGGCCAAAAGCCAAGAGGCATCATGTCTGCGCGATCCCTCTTCAGAGCTCTAGTATCAGCCAAGTGGGTGGCTAAGTCCTTGAAGGAATCCCAGCCCCTCAAGCTGCTGGATGCCTCGTGGTACCTGCCAAAGATGAACCGAGACCCTCGGCAGGAGTTTGAAGAAGGTCACATCCCTGGAGCGGCCTTCTTTGACATTGACATCTGCAGTGACCGGACGTCCCCCTATGAGCACATGCTGCCCAATGCTGCGGAGTTTGCTGAGTATGTTGGCAAGCTGGGAGTGGGGAACGGCACCCACGTGGTGGTGTATGATGCTAGTGACCAGGGCCTGTTCTCCGCCCCCCGGTTGTGGTGGATGTTCAGGGCCTTTGGGCATGAGACTGTTTCCTTGCTGGATGGAGGGTTAAGGAACTGGAAGCGGGAGGGCTACCCGCTGAGCTCAGGCAGGGCCCGCCCAATTCAGGCAGAATTCCAGGCTACCCTAAACCCGCTGTTTGTGAAGACCTATGAAGAAATCAAGGAGAACATTGAATCACGCCAGTTTCAGGTTGTGGATGCCCGTGTTGAAGGTCGCTTCAGGGGCATCGAGCCAGAACCCCGGGAAG gCATTGAACCTGGCCACATCCCTGGCACCTTGAACATTCCCTTCATTGACTTCCTGACCGAAGAGGGCTTGGAGAAAAATCCAGATGCCATCCAAAGACTGTTCCAGGAGAAGAAGGTGGACCTCTCAAAGCCCCTGGTGGCAACTTGTGGCTCAGGTGTCACTGCCTGCCATGTAGCCCTGGGTGCATATCTCTGTGGCAAGCCTGATGTGGCCATCTATGATGGATCCTGGATAGAATGGTACATGCGTGCCCGGCCTGAGGATGTCATCTCAGAGGGCAGAGGCAAGACCCTTTGA